GCGGATACCGCTTTTGTGAATGAAGAAAATCGGAAAGAACAGCATAGAATCGTAAAAGAGCAGGGATTTGAAAATTTGCTCGCTGATCTAAAAAGAGAATACTATACAACTCTTGAAAATTTGGAGAGGCTTTTCGAGAAGAACGGATTTCAAGTAACTTTTGAAAAAATGAACTCCTATGTGTGGCTGATGGAAGCTGTTAAAGTGAACAAAAATTAAGGTGGAATTGGAGAGTTGAGGCATGAGAGTTGGCATAATTGGTGCAATGGATGAAGAAGTTGATTTACTGCGCAGCAGGCTAGAAGAACGGAATGATACGATTCTAGCTCGAAGTGAATTTTATGAAGGTAAGATTAATAGTTTAGAAGTCGTCCTTTTGAAATCAGGAATTGGAAAAGTGAACGCTGCATTGGGAACGGCTTTGTTAATAGAGAAGTTCTATCCTGATGTCATCATCAATACTGGATCTGCAGGCGGCTTTCACAAGGATCTCAATGTAGGTGATGTCGTCATTTCTACGGAAGTGAGACATCACGATGTGGATGTGACCGTTTTTGGTTATGAATATGGCCAGGTCCCGAGAATGCCTGCCTACTTTGCGCCGGATGACAGTCTAGTAGATGCTGCAGTAAGAAGTGCTGAAAAAATTAATGGTATACAGGTTGTTAAGGGATTAATCGCGTCTGGAGATTCTTTTATGAATGATGCTGAGAGGGTAGAATTCATCCGGACCAAGTTGCCTGATTTGTTTGCTGCGGAAATGGAAGCAGCTGCAATCGCCCAGGTGGCCCATCAATTTGATAAACCATTTGTTATCATCAGGTCGCTCTCCGATATTGCAGGGAAGGAATCCAATATCTCATTTGACCAATTCTTAGAAACAGCAGCGAAGAATTCCGCAGAATTGATTTTACTAATGTTAGAGGAGTTGAAGAAATAATGGTAAAAAAAATG
This portion of the Mesobacillus sp. S13 genome encodes:
- the mtnN gene encoding 5'-methylthioadenosine/S-adenosylhomocysteine nucleosidase, translating into MRVGIIGAMDEEVDLLRSRLEERNDTILARSEFYEGKINSLEVVLLKSGIGKVNAALGTALLIEKFYPDVIINTGSAGGFHKDLNVGDVVISTEVRHHDVDVTVFGYEYGQVPRMPAYFAPDDSLVDAAVRSAEKINGIQVVKGLIASGDSFMNDAERVEFIRTKLPDLFAAEMEAAAIAQVAHQFDKPFVIIRSLSDIAGKESNISFDQFLETAAKNSAELILLMLEELKK